Proteins from a genomic interval of Plodia interpunctella isolate USDA-ARS_2022_Savannah chromosome 20, ilPloInte3.2, whole genome shotgun sequence:
- the LOC128678778 gene encoding ras-related protein Rab-33B-like: MSKTQTIPGLTQKKVFKIIVLGDSGVGKTCLTYRFCEQKFLETSEATIGVDFRERIIRINNEDIKLQLWDTAGQERFRKSMVQHYYRNVHAVVIVYDITKPETFHSIVSWMDEVEAHSLMNSPRVLVGNKCDCGTPESRLATTYAQRLADKYGMPLFETSALLDSECDNVESIFMTLAHKLYSKQPLRVISVEGENMVNLRRQKRQAQPGDSSCLCS, encoded by the exons ATGTCTAAAACCCAGACAATACCTGGATTAACGCAAAAGAAAGTATTTAAGATAATAGTTCTAGGTGATTCTGGCGTTGGGAAGACTTGCTTAACGTACAGATTCTGTGAACAGAAATTCTTAGAGACATCGGAAGCCACTATAGGTGTGGATTTCAGGGAAAGAATCATACGTATTAATAATGAAGACATAAAA CTCCAGCTATGGGACACAGCAGGACAGGAGAGGTTCCGGAAGTCTATGGTGCAGCATTACTACAGGAATGTTCATGCCGTGGTCATAGTGTACGACATTACCAAGCCTGAGACTTTTCAT TCAATAGTGAGTTGGATGGACGAGGTAGAAGCGCATAGCCTTATGAACTCTCCACGAGTGCTGGTCGGCAACAAGTGCGACTGTGGCACTCCAGAGTCCAGGCTGGCCACCACATACGCTCAGCGGCTTGCTGATAAATATGGCATGCCG TTGTTCGAGACCTCAGCCCTGTTAGACTCTGAATGTGACAACGTGGAGTCGATCTTCATGACTTTAGCACACAAGTTGTACTCCAAACAGCCACTTAGGGTCATCAGTGTTGAG GGAGAGAACATGGTGAATTTGCGACGTCAGAAACGGCAAGCGCAGCCGGGAGACAGCTCGTGTCTATGTAGTTAG